In a single window of the Streptomyces sp. NBC_00353 genome:
- a CDS encoding IclR family transcriptional regulator, producing the protein MPPSHASTSDSKPAGSSGGVQSLERAFDLLERMADAGGEVGLSELSASSGLPLPTIHRLMRTLVVCGYVRQQPNRRYALGPRLIRLGESASRLLGTWARPYLARLVEETGETANMALLDGDEVVYVAQVPSKHSMRMFTEVGRRVLPHSTGVGKALLAHTPPDEVRALLARTGMPAATEKTITTPDGFLDALDQVRRAGYAVDDNEQEIGVRCLAVSVPNSPTSAAISISGPAGRVTEAATERIVPILQQVAKELSQALASSGPTG; encoded by the coding sequence GTGCCGCCGTCCCACGCCAGCACATCCGACTCCAAGCCCGCCGGTTCCAGCGGCGGCGTGCAGTCACTTGAGCGCGCTTTCGATCTGCTGGAGCGGATGGCCGACGCCGGGGGCGAGGTCGGGCTGAGCGAACTCTCCGCGAGCAGCGGACTCCCGCTGCCCACCATTCACCGGCTGATGCGCACGCTGGTCGTCTGCGGCTACGTGCGCCAGCAGCCCAACCGGCGCTATGCCCTCGGCCCGCGCCTGATCCGGCTCGGCGAGTCCGCGTCCCGGCTGCTCGGGACCTGGGCCCGACCGTATCTGGCGCGACTGGTCGAGGAGACCGGCGAGACCGCGAACATGGCGCTGCTCGACGGCGACGAGGTCGTGTACGTCGCACAGGTGCCGTCGAAGCACTCGATGCGGATGTTCACCGAGGTGGGCCGGCGGGTCCTCCCCCACTCCACGGGGGTGGGCAAGGCGCTCCTCGCGCACACCCCGCCGGACGAGGTACGGGCGCTGCTGGCCCGCACCGGAATGCCGGCCGCCACCGAGAAGACGATCACCACCCCGGACGGCTTCCTGGACGCGCTGGACCAGGTCCGCCGCGCGGGATACGCGGTGGACGACAACGAGCAGGAGATAGGGGTCCGCTGCCTGGCGGTCTCCGTACCGAACTCCCCCACCTCTGCCGCGATCTCCATCTCGGGCCCGGCCGGACGGGTCACGGAGGCGGCGACGGAGCGGATCGTGCCGATCCTGCAGCAGGTCGCGAAGGAGCTGTCGCAGGCGCTGGCCAGCAGCGGCCCCACCGGCTGA
- a CDS encoding DUF5955 family protein, whose product MGQTRVTSSGEDPRVTELRTAVSRLRRELAGHPAEFPDRGIAEDELAALDAMAVTGVPEIRRLRRSLLLIAGAIGSVSALTSALRDVRVAVDLFGEPPRR is encoded by the coding sequence GTGGGGCAGACGCGGGTGACCAGCAGTGGCGAGGACCCAAGGGTGACGGAGTTGCGTACGGCGGTCTCCCGGCTCCGTCGTGAGCTGGCCGGGCATCCTGCGGAGTTCCCCGACCGGGGGATCGCCGAGGACGAACTGGCCGCACTGGACGCCATGGCCGTCACCGGTGTGCCGGAGATCCGGCGATTGCGCCGCTCACTGCTGCTGATCGCGGGGGCGATCGGCTCGGTGAGCGCATTGACATCCGCACTCAGGGACGTACGTGTCGCCGTGGACCTCTTCGGCGAGCCGCCGCGCCGCTGA
- a CDS encoding nucleotidyltransferase family protein, protein MLLAAGGGRRLGGRPKALLEHRGRPLVEHALRALRNGGCDPVHVVLGAAAETVRARADLSGCTVTVNAQWPEGMGSSLRAGLGALAGTGADAALVLLVDQPGIGAQAVARVRSAYRSRLSLAAASYEGERGHPVLFGAERWADVAAGAVGDQGARTYLRAHRDAITLVECSDVAEAYDIDTAEDLTHLE, encoded by the coding sequence CTGCTGCTCGCCGCGGGCGGCGGCCGCCGCCTCGGCGGCCGGCCGAAAGCCCTGCTGGAACACCGCGGCCGGCCGCTCGTCGAACATGCGCTGCGCGCGCTGCGGAACGGCGGCTGCGACCCCGTCCATGTGGTGCTCGGCGCCGCGGCGGAGACGGTGCGGGCACGGGCCGACCTCTCCGGCTGCACGGTGACCGTCAATGCGCAGTGGCCGGAAGGCATGGGTTCGTCACTGCGGGCGGGTCTGGGCGCACTCGCCGGCACGGGAGCGGATGCGGCACTCGTCCTGCTCGTGGACCAGCCGGGCATCGGCGCTCAGGCGGTGGCACGGGTGCGGTCGGCGTACCGCTCCCGGCTGAGCCTGGCGGCGGCCTCGTACGAGGGGGAACGCGGTCATCCGGTGCTGTTCGGGGCCGAACGGTGGGCTGATGTCGCGGCGGGCGCGGTGGGCGACCAGGGCGCCCGGACGTACCTGCGGGCGCACCGCGATGCGATCACGCTCGTCGAGTGTTCCGATGTGGCGGAGGCGTACGACATCGACACGGCGGAGGATCTGACGCACCTTGAATGA
- the aceB gene encoding malate synthase A, with protein sequence MSAPAPSPLAIVDAEPLPRQDEVLTDAALAFVAELHRQFTPRRDELLARRGERRAEIARTSTLDFLPETAAIRADDSWKVAPAPAALNDRRVEITGPTDRKMTINALNSGAKVWLADFEDASAPTWENVILGQLNLIDAYERRIDFTDPTSGKSYALKPADELATVVTRPRGWHLNERHIQLDGTPVPGALVDFGLYFFHNAQRLIDLGKGPYFYLPKTESHLEARLWNDIFVFAQDYVGIPQGTVRATVLIETITAAYEMEEILYELRDHASGLNAGRWDYLFSIVKNFRDGGSKFVLPDRNAVTMTAPFMRAYTELLVRTCHKRGAHAIGGMAAFIPSRRDAEVNKVAFEKVKADKDREANDGFDGSWVAHPDLVPIAMASFDAVLGEKPNQKERLREEVSVAAGDLIAIDTLDAKPTYDGLRNAVAVGIRYIEAWLRGMGAVAIFNLMEDAATAEISRSQIWQWINADVVFENGAHATADLARKVAAEELAAIRAEVGEEAFASGKWQQAHDLLLQVSLDQDYADFLTLPAYEQLV encoded by the coding sequence ATGTCCGCACCAGCGCCGTCCCCGCTGGCCATCGTCGATGCCGAGCCCCTGCCCCGGCAGGATGAGGTCCTGACCGACGCGGCCCTCGCGTTCGTGGCCGAGCTGCACCGGCAGTTCACGCCCCGCCGTGACGAGCTGCTCGCCCGCCGCGGGGAGCGCCGCGCCGAGATCGCCCGCACCTCCACGCTGGACTTCCTGCCCGAGACGGCGGCGATCCGCGCGGACGACTCCTGGAAGGTCGCGCCGGCCCCGGCCGCGCTGAACGACCGCCGGGTGGAGATCACCGGTCCGACCGACCGCAAGATGACCATCAACGCCCTGAACTCGGGCGCCAAGGTCTGGCTCGCCGACTTCGAGGACGCGTCCGCCCCCACGTGGGAGAACGTCATCCTCGGCCAGCTCAATCTGATCGACGCCTACGAGCGCCGCATCGACTTCACCGACCCCACGTCGGGCAAGTCCTACGCACTGAAGCCCGCCGACGAACTCGCCACGGTGGTCACCCGTCCCCGCGGCTGGCACCTGAATGAGCGTCACATCCAGCTCGACGGCACCCCGGTGCCGGGTGCGCTGGTCGACTTCGGGCTCTACTTCTTCCACAACGCCCAGCGTCTGATCGACCTCGGCAAGGGCCCGTACTTCTACCTCCCGAAGACGGAGTCGCACCTGGAGGCCCGCCTCTGGAACGACATCTTCGTCTTCGCCCAGGACTACGTCGGCATCCCGCAGGGCACCGTCCGCGCGACCGTCCTGATCGAGACGATCACCGCCGCGTACGAGATGGAGGAAATCCTTTACGAGCTCCGCGACCATGCCTCCGGGCTGAACGCGGGCCGCTGGGACTACCTCTTCTCCATCGTCAAGAACTTCCGCGACGGCGGCTCGAAGTTCGTCCTGCCGGACCGCAACGCGGTGACGATGACCGCCCCGTTCATGCGCGCGTACACCGAACTCCTCGTCCGCACCTGCCACAAGCGCGGCGCACACGCGATCGGCGGCATGGCGGCGTTCATCCCGTCGCGCCGTGACGCCGAGGTCAACAAGGTCGCCTTCGAGAAGGTCAAGGCGGACAAGGACCGCGAGGCGAACGACGGCTTCGACGGCTCCTGGGTCGCCCACCCGGATCTCGTCCCGATCGCCATGGCCTCGTTCGACGCGGTCCTCGGCGAGAAGCCGAACCAGAAGGAACGCCTGCGCGAGGAGGTCTCCGTGGCGGCGGGCGACCTGATCGCGATCGACACCCTGGACGCCAAGCCCACGTACGACGGCCTGCGCAACGCCGTTGCGGTCGGCATCCGCTACATCGAGGCGTGGCTGCGCGGCATGGGCGCGGTCGCCATCTTCAACCTGATGGAGGACGCCGCCACCGCGGAGATCTCCCGCTCGCAGATCTGGCAGTGGATCAACGCGGACGTGGTCTTCGAGAACGGCGCACACGCCACGGCCGACCTGGCCCGCAAGGTCGCGGCCGAGGAACTCGCCGCGATCCGGGCGGAGGTCGGCGAGGAGGCGTTCGCGTCCGGCAAGTGGCAGCAGGCCCACGACCTGCTGCTCCAGGTGTCGCTGGACCAGGACTACGCGGACTTCCTGACGCTGCCTGCGTACGAGCAACTGGTCTGA
- a CDS encoding fibronectin type III domain-containing protein produces the protein MQRPHAHAALATSAALLLVTLTACGDTVDAADTQKPTAPGGVTAQASSATSVHVMWDPASDNKAITGYQVYRKGTRVKSVTAARQMIDIDGLTPSTAYTFTVRARDAAGNLSAPSRAVAVTTPAPTPADHEPPTRPVGLRGRADGSRAATLSWGGSTDDVGVTSYDIYQEDSRIHSVPGTRTTARLTGLRPGTAYTFTVRARDAADTSSPDSNALDLTTPSAPGAPASTAPTDLRITTRAQGKEYAIDLDWKQPDTGGEIPAYQLFLDGRLTTTIVWGGKPPTGRANYRLTVGDPRGTRYSMKIRAKMPDGKWGDFSARRTVVLGD, from the coding sequence GTGCAACGCCCCCACGCACACGCCGCGTTGGCCACCTCCGCCGCCCTGCTCCTCGTCACGCTCACCGCTTGCGGCGACACCGTCGACGCCGCCGACACGCAGAAACCGACCGCCCCGGGCGGGGTGACTGCGCAGGCGAGCAGCGCCACCTCCGTCCACGTCATGTGGGACCCGGCCTCCGACAACAAGGCGATCACCGGCTACCAGGTGTACCGCAAGGGCACGCGGGTCAAGTCCGTCACGGCGGCCCGGCAGATGATCGACATCGACGGGCTGACCCCCTCCACCGCCTACACCTTCACCGTCCGGGCCCGGGACGCCGCCGGGAACCTCTCCGCGCCGAGCCGGGCCGTCGCCGTCACCACACCCGCGCCGACACCCGCCGACCACGAGCCGCCGACCCGCCCGGTCGGGCTGCGCGGCAGGGCGGACGGCAGCCGGGCGGCAACCCTGTCCTGGGGCGGCTCGACGGACGACGTGGGCGTCACCTCGTACGACATCTACCAGGAGGACTCCCGCATCCACAGCGTGCCCGGCACGCGGACCACGGCACGTCTGACCGGACTGCGCCCGGGCACCGCCTACACCTTCACGGTCCGGGCCCGGGACGCCGCCGACACGTCCTCGCCGGACAGCAACGCCCTTGACCTCACCACGCCCTCCGCCCCGGGCGCGCCGGCCAGTACCGCCCCCACCGATCTACGGATCACGACCAGGGCCCAGGGCAAGGAGTACGCGATCGACCTGGACTGGAAGCAGCCCGACACCGGAGGTGAGATCCCCGCGTACCAGCTCTTCCTCGACGGCCGGCTCACCACCACGATCGTGTGGGGCGGCAAGCCGCCGACGGGCCGGGCGAACTACCGGCTCACCGTCGGTGACCCCCGCGGGACCCGCTACTCGATGAAGATCCGCGCCAAAATGCCGGACGGGAAGTGGGGCGACTTCTCCGCCCGGCGCACGGTCGTCCTCGGCGACTGA
- a CDS encoding TIGR03086 family metal-binding protein, with the protein MDTQNGTTPTLDLEPAARQIAGLLDGIEDRSLTDPTPCPDYAVRELLAHLVGLTTAFREAGRKNLGPTTDTSPDAALPVLPEGWRATLPPLLDELVAAWRDPAARQGMTRAGGVDLPGEVAAMVALNELVIHGWDLARSTGQKYEADEASLRVSLALMTPNDDSPRLGQPFGPPVPVAADAPLVDRAVAMSGRRPDWQPGD; encoded by the coding sequence ATGGATACACAGAACGGAACGACGCCCACACTCGATCTCGAACCTGCGGCACGGCAGATCGCCGGACTGCTCGACGGCATCGAGGACCGCTCGCTGACCGACCCGACGCCCTGCCCCGACTATGCGGTACGGGAACTGCTCGCCCACCTGGTCGGGCTGACCACGGCCTTCCGCGAAGCGGGCCGCAAGAACCTCGGACCGACGACCGACACCTCTCCGGACGCCGCGCTCCCGGTCCTGCCGGAAGGCTGGCGCGCGACACTGCCGCCCCTGCTGGACGAGCTGGTGGCCGCCTGGCGCGACCCCGCCGCCCGGCAGGGAATGACCAGGGCCGGTGGCGTGGATCTGCCGGGCGAGGTGGCCGCGATGGTCGCTCTGAACGAGCTGGTGATCCACGGCTGGGACCTGGCCCGGTCGACCGGCCAGAAGTACGAGGCGGACGAGGCGAGCCTGCGGGTCTCCCTGGCCCTGATGACGCCGAACGACGACAGCCCTCGGCTGGGACAGCCCTTCGGGCCGCCGGTCCCAGTAGCGGCGGACGCGCCCCTCGTCGACCGGGCGGTCGCGATGAGCGGCCGGCGCCCGGACTGGCAGCCGGGCGACTGA
- a CDS encoding alpha/beta fold hydrolase has protein sequence MEDESVVDVGDVRLAYRTWGDPFGSPVVLLHGLGGSAASWEAVGSLLGEEWRVYALDLRGHGESDWPDEYSFELMRDDVLGFLDECELDRVGLVGHSMGGVVAHLLAQEHADRVERLVLVETPPPFPSEPRPAAEPEGPVDYDWNVVAPIRARIADPDPQWADGLGEIVAPTLMIAGGPESTMPQGRLADMASLIPDCRLITLGGGHRVHETHADQVAQQITEFFTS, from the coding sequence ATGGAAGATGAGTCTGTTGTGGATGTCGGTGATGTGCGGCTGGCGTACCGGACCTGGGGCGACCCGTTCGGCTCGCCCGTCGTGCTGTTGCACGGCCTCGGCGGTTCCGCCGCGAGCTGGGAAGCGGTCGGGAGCCTGCTGGGTGAGGAATGGCGGGTGTACGCCCTCGATCTGCGCGGGCACGGGGAGAGCGACTGGCCCGACGAGTACTCCTTCGAGCTGATGCGGGACGACGTCCTCGGCTTCCTCGACGAGTGCGAGCTCGACCGTGTCGGCCTGGTGGGCCACTCCATGGGCGGCGTCGTCGCCCACCTGCTGGCCCAGGAGCACGCGGACCGGGTGGAGCGGCTGGTGCTGGTGGAGACCCCGCCGCCGTTCCCCAGTGAGCCGAGGCCCGCAGCGGAACCCGAAGGGCCGGTCGACTACGACTGGAACGTCGTCGCACCCATCCGGGCCCGGATCGCCGACCCTGACCCGCAGTGGGCGGACGGTCTCGGCGAGATCGTCGCACCCACGCTGATGATCGCCGGCGGCCCGGAGAGCACCATGCCGCAGGGCCGGCTGGCCGACATGGCCTCCCTGATCCCGGACTGCCGACTGATCACGCTCGGCGGCGGCCACCGGGTCCACGAGACCCACGCCGACCAGGTCGCCCAGCAGATCACCGAGTTCTTCACCAGCTGA
- a CDS encoding chitosanase, with translation MKFVPRSRLAPARALVTALVTALVVLSACFASGAGSGRGPVGPGLDDPAKKEIAMQLISSAENSTLDWKAQYKYIQDIGDGRGYTAGIIGFCSGTGDMLNVVERYAATRPGNPLERFLPALRAVQGSDAHDGLGRPFTDAWVEAAADPAFRSAQDAERDSSYFDPAVGQGKDDGLGALGQFIYYDAYVMHGSADSNGTVGFRTMRREALAAAEPPSRGGDEVTYLNAFLDARVAAIREEPSHSDTSRVETEQRVFVREGRLQLGTPLKWKVYGDSYRIDGP, from the coding sequence GTGAAGTTCGTTCCACGTTCCCGTCTCGCCCCCGCCAGGGCCCTCGTCACGGCTCTTGTGACGGCTCTCGTCGTGCTGTCCGCATGCTTCGCGTCCGGGGCCGGTTCGGGAAGGGGTCCCGTGGGGCCCGGGCTCGACGATCCGGCGAAGAAGGAGATCGCCATGCAGCTGATCTCCAGCGCGGAGAACTCCACACTCGACTGGAAGGCCCAGTACAAGTACATCCAGGACATCGGCGACGGCCGCGGCTACACCGCGGGCATCATCGGATTCTGCTCCGGCACCGGCGACATGCTGAACGTCGTCGAACGGTACGCGGCGACCCGCCCCGGCAATCCGCTGGAACGGTTCCTGCCCGCTCTGCGCGCGGTGCAGGGCAGCGATGCGCACGACGGCCTCGGGCGCCCGTTCACCGACGCATGGGTGGAGGCAGCCGCCGACCCCGCGTTCCGGTCGGCGCAGGACGCCGAACGGGACAGCTCATACTTCGATCCGGCGGTCGGACAGGGAAAGGACGATGGTCTCGGCGCCCTGGGCCAGTTCATCTACTACGACGCCTATGTGATGCACGGGTCCGCCGACTCGAATGGCACGGTCGGCTTCCGTACGATGCGCCGCGAGGCTCTGGCCGCCGCCGAACCGCCGTCCCGGGGCGGCGACGAGGTGACGTATCTGAACGCCTTCCTCGATGCCCGGGTCGCCGCCATCCGCGAGGAACCCTCGCACTCCGACACCAGTCGCGTCGAAACGGAGCAGCGGGTCTTCGTACGCGAGGGCAGACTCCAGCTGGGAACGCCGCTGAAGTGGAAGGTGTACGGCGACAGCTACCGTATCGACGGGCCCTGA
- a CDS encoding chitosanase gives MVPASHRHAARRDPRPARLALVAFGVTLTASPTTANAGAPTHPAVRQEVSATRHNAGVPTHPPVRPEVSATRQAAAATRRAAAATGLDDPAKKEIAMQLISSAENSTLNWKAQYTYIEDVGDGCGYTAGIIGFCSGTGDMLDLVEMYTQRKPGNVLAKYLPALREVNGTDSHDGLDPNFAEDWATAASDPAFEQAQNDERDRVYFNPAVSRGKADGIGTLGQFAYYDAIVMHGDGDGDDGTSFSAIRERALAKAKPPAQGGNEVTYLNAFLDARVWAMQQVEAHSDTSRVDTAQRVFLNNGNLNLDPPLDWKVYGDSYHIG, from the coding sequence ATGGTGCCCGCTTCCCATCGGCACGCCGCACGTCGCGACCCTCGCCCCGCACGGCTCGCGCTGGTCGCATTCGGGGTGACCCTCACGGCGTCACCCACCACCGCCAACGCCGGTGCCCCTACACATCCGGCCGTGCGCCAGGAGGTCTCCGCGACCCGGCACAACGCCGGTGTCCCCACGCATCCGCCCGTGCGCCCGGAGGTCTCCGCCACCCGGCAGGCGGCTGCCGCCACCCGGCGGGCGGCTGCCGCCACCGGGCTGGACGATCCGGCGAAGAAGGAGATCGCCATGCAGCTGATCTCCAGCGCGGAGAACTCCACACTCAACTGGAAGGCGCAGTACACGTACATCGAGGACGTCGGCGACGGCTGCGGCTACACCGCGGGCATCATCGGCTTCTGCTCCGGCACCGGCGACATGCTCGACCTCGTCGAGATGTACACCCAGCGCAAGCCGGGCAACGTCCTCGCGAAGTATCTGCCCGCTCTGCGGGAGGTGAACGGCACCGACTCGCACGACGGCCTCGACCCCAACTTCGCCGAGGACTGGGCGACCGCGGCGTCGGACCCGGCGTTCGAGCAGGCGCAGAACGACGAGCGGGACCGGGTCTACTTCAACCCGGCGGTCAGCCGGGGCAAGGCCGACGGCATCGGCACGCTCGGCCAGTTCGCGTACTACGACGCCATCGTCATGCACGGCGACGGCGACGGCGACGACGGCACCAGCTTCAGTGCCATCCGCGAGCGCGCTCTCGCCAAGGCGAAGCCGCCGGCCCAGGGCGGCAACGAGGTCACCTACCTGAATGCCTTCCTGGACGCGCGGGTCTGGGCGATGCAGCAGGTGGAGGCCCACTCGGACACCAGCCGGGTGGACACCGCCCAGCGGGTCTTCCTGAACAACGGGAATCTGAACCTGGATCCGCCGCTCGACTGGAAGGTCTACGGCGACAGCTACCACATCGGCTGA
- a CDS encoding nucleobase:cation symporter-2 family protein, whose amino-acid sequence MAAQPRFRNDAVAGPDQEPIRDDPQVADGSHPVDETLPPLKMFTSGLQHVAAMYAGVVAPPMIVGPAVGLTPKETAFLMGASLFTAGIATLLQTLGFWRIGARLPFVNGVSFAGVTPMIAIGKDRGHDGIAVIFGAIIVAGLLGFVLAPYFCKLVRFFPPVVTGTVITLIGVSLLPVAFNWSQGGNATADGYGSTTNIAMAALTLVIVLVLRKLLRGFLQQIAILLGLVAGTLIAIPVGITDFGAIKDADLIGFPTPFHFGAPQFEIAAIVSMCIVMLVCMTESTADMLALGKIVGRPADERTIEGGLRADTLGSAVSPLFNGFMCSAFAQNIGLVAMTKVRSRFVVAAGGGILIVLGLVPVGASVIALVPLPVLGGAGIVLFGSVAASGIQTLAGAALEKGENALIVAAAVGIGLIPIAAPEFYHAFPKDLLVVLDSGISTGCVVAIVLNLVFNHLGRKPEPVAEESSEAAAATPVGAH is encoded by the coding sequence GTGGCAGCACAGCCCAGGTTTCGCAACGACGCAGTCGCAGGACCCGACCAGGAGCCGATACGGGACGACCCGCAGGTCGCCGACGGCAGCCATCCGGTCGACGAGACCCTCCCCCCACTGAAGATGTTCACCAGCGGACTGCAGCACGTGGCCGCGATGTACGCGGGCGTGGTGGCCCCGCCCATGATCGTGGGACCCGCGGTGGGCCTCACCCCCAAGGAGACCGCCTTCCTGATGGGGGCGAGCCTCTTCACCGCCGGCATCGCCACCCTGCTCCAGACCCTCGGCTTCTGGCGCATCGGCGCCCGGCTGCCGTTCGTCAACGGCGTCTCGTTCGCCGGTGTGACACCGATGATCGCGATCGGCAAGGACCGCGGACACGACGGCATCGCCGTCATCTTCGGCGCGATCATCGTGGCCGGCCTGCTCGGCTTCGTCCTCGCCCCCTACTTCTGCAAACTGGTCCGCTTCTTCCCGCCCGTCGTCACCGGCACCGTCATCACCCTGATCGGCGTCTCCCTGCTGCCGGTCGCCTTCAACTGGTCCCAGGGCGGCAACGCCACGGCCGACGGATACGGGTCGACGACCAATATCGCCATGGCGGCCCTCACCCTGGTGATCGTCCTCGTGCTGCGCAAACTGCTGCGCGGCTTCCTCCAGCAGATCGCGATCCTGCTCGGACTGGTCGCCGGCACCCTGATCGCGATCCCGGTCGGCATCACCGACTTCGGCGCGATCAAGGACGCCGACCTGATCGGCTTCCCCACCCCGTTCCACTTCGGGGCGCCGCAGTTCGAGATCGCCGCCATCGTCTCCATGTGCATCGTGATGCTGGTCTGCATGACCGAGTCCACCGCGGACATGCTGGCACTCGGCAAGATCGTCGGCCGTCCGGCGGACGAGCGGACCATCGAGGGAGGTCTGCGCGCCGACACCCTGGGCAGCGCCGTCAGCCCGCTCTTCAACGGCTTCATGTGCAGCGCCTTCGCGCAGAACATCGGTCTCGTGGCGATGACCAAGGTACGCAGCCGATTCGTCGTCGCCGCGGGCGGTGGCATCCTCATCGTGCTCGGCCTGGTACCGGTCGGCGCGTCCGTCATCGCGCTCGTGCCGCTGCCGGTGCTCGGTGGTGCGGGCATCGTGCTCTTCGGCTCGGTCGCCGCGAGCGGCATCCAGACGCTGGCCGGCGCGGCCCTGGAGAAGGGCGAGAACGCGCTGATCGTGGCGGCCGCCGTCGGTATCGGCCTCATCCCGATCGCCGCACCGGAGTTCTACCACGCGTTCCCCAAGGATCTCCTCGTCGTGCTGGACTCGGGGATCTCCACCGGGTGCGTCGTGGCGATCGTTCTCAATCTGGTCTTCAACCACCTGGGCAGGAAGCCGGAACCGGTGGCGGAGGAGTCCTCCGAGGCTGCGGCAGCGACTCCGGTGGGCGCGCACTGA
- a CDS encoding 8-oxoguanine deaminase, with the protein MAAPDRVERIVIENCSIATVDADDTEYASGHVVVAGNRIEHVGAGRAPEGLENVVRRIDGAGHLVTPGLINTHHHFYQWITRGLATDHNLFDWLVALYPTWARIDEPMVRAAAQGSLAMMVRGGVTTAMDHHYVYPQGSGDLSGAIIGAARDMGVRFTLARGSMDRSQKDGGLPPDFAVETLDGALAATEATIDAHHDGSFDSMTQIAVAPCSPFSISTELLRQGAELARRRGVRMHTHGSETVEEEKFCHELFGMGPTDYFESTGWLGNDVWMAHCVHMNDSDIAAFARTGTGVAHCPSSNARLAAGIARVPDMLAAGVPVGLGVDGTASNESGELHTELRNALLINRLGAHRERALNARQALRLGTYGGAQVLGRADQIGSLEVGKLADLVLWKLDTLAHSSIADPVTALVFGAAAPVTLSLVDGKTVVESNHLTTVDEDAIARTTRDEARRLAQIAAGA; encoded by the coding sequence ATGGCAGCCCCTGATCGTGTGGAACGCATCGTCATCGAGAACTGTTCGATCGCGACCGTCGACGCCGACGACACCGAGTACGCCTCGGGCCATGTGGTCGTCGCGGGCAACCGCATCGAGCACGTCGGCGCCGGCCGGGCCCCCGAGGGTCTGGAGAATGTCGTACGACGCATCGACGGCGCCGGGCACCTTGTCACTCCCGGCCTGATCAACACCCACCACCACTTCTACCAGTGGATCACCAGGGGCCTGGCGACCGACCACAACCTCTTCGACTGGCTGGTCGCGCTCTATCCGACATGGGCGCGCATCGACGAGCCGATGGTCCGCGCGGCCGCGCAGGGCTCGCTCGCGATGATGGTCCGCGGCGGCGTCACCACCGCCATGGACCACCACTACGTCTACCCGCAGGGCTCCGGCGACCTGTCCGGCGCCATCATCGGGGCGGCCCGCGACATGGGCGTACGGTTCACCCTCGCCCGCGGCTCCATGGACCGCAGCCAGAAGGACGGCGGACTCCCGCCGGACTTCGCCGTCGAGACGCTCGACGGTGCGCTCGCCGCCACCGAGGCGACCATCGACGCGCACCACGACGGATCGTTCGACTCGATGACCCAGATCGCCGTCGCGCCCTGCTCGCCCTTCTCCATCTCCACCGAACTGCTTCGGCAGGGAGCCGAGTTGGCCCGCCGCCGCGGCGTCCGGATGCACACCCACGGCTCGGAGACCGTGGAGGAGGAGAAGTTCTGCCACGAGCTGTTCGGGATGGGCCCGACCGACTATTTCGAGTCGACGGGCTGGCTCGGCAACGACGTGTGGATGGCGCACTGCGTCCATATGAACGACTCCGACATCGCCGCCTTCGCCCGTACCGGAACGGGCGTCGCGCACTGCCCGTCCTCCAACGCGCGCCTCGCCGCAGGCATCGCCCGGGTCCCCGACATGCTCGCCGCGGGTGTCCCGGTGGGCCTCGGCGTCGACGGCACCGCCTCCAACGAGTCCGGTGAGCTCCACACCGAACTGCGCAACGCCCTCCTCATCAACCGGCTCGGCGCCCACCGCGAACGGGCCCTGAATGCCCGTCAGGCCTTGCGTCTGGGCACGTACGGCGGCGCCCAGGTACTCGGCCGCGCCGACCAGATCGGCTCCCTGGAGGTCGGCAAGCTCGCCGACCTGGTGCTCTGGAAGCTGGACACCCTCGCCCACTCCTCCATCGCCGACCCGGTCACCGCGCTCGTGTTCGGCGCGGCGGCCCCCGTCACCCTCTCCCTCGTCGACGGGAAGACGGTCGTCGAGAGCAACCACCTGACCACGGTGGACGAGGACGCCATCGCGCGCACCACCCGCGACGAGGCCCGCCGCCTCGCGCAGATCGCCGCCGGAGCCTGA